In the genome of Croceimicrobium hydrocarbonivorans, one region contains:
- a CDS encoding glycosyltransferase family 4 protein, protein MEEIIAKYSAYLAPVLAFAITYFSIPAIIRLSLVKKLYDQPDERKKHNARISPLGGMAIFGGMIISFVFCTAHLSNPALNSVLVGLFVLFITGVKDDLYPLVPYKKMLGQLLAVAVVVIQGDVRLVSFYGLFGVNELPYAISVALSIVFFLGIINSFNFIDGINGLSAGIGVVISVTYAVVFDYLHNDLFLILALCIVGSQLAFLRFNLVNAKIFMGDSGSMILGFLVALLSISFLQINELSEQFLLKKIDALVFAFAVMIIPVVDTIRVVFIRLFILRRSPFAADRNHIHHALLDIGLSHVQASLSLMAINVSFVVLAYFLNDYLRATYLFISLSLLALLLSQLPFIIKRQQKRLGIYKPST, encoded by the coding sequence ATGGAAGAAATAATAGCGAAATACTCCGCTTATCTTGCTCCGGTTTTGGCCTTTGCCATTACCTATTTCTCCATTCCGGCCATTATTCGCCTAAGCTTGGTAAAGAAACTTTACGATCAACCGGATGAGCGTAAAAAGCATAATGCTCGCATTTCCCCTTTAGGAGGAATGGCCATTTTCGGAGGTATGATCATCAGCTTTGTATTCTGCACGGCTCATTTATCCAATCCGGCGCTCAACTCCGTTTTAGTGGGTCTTTTTGTGCTCTTCATAACGGGAGTTAAGGACGATCTCTATCCTCTGGTTCCCTATAAAAAGATGCTGGGGCAATTGCTGGCCGTGGCGGTGGTGGTTATCCAGGGTGATGTGCGCCTGGTTAGCTTTTACGGTCTCTTCGGAGTTAATGAGCTTCCTTATGCCATTAGCGTGGCTCTGAGTATTGTTTTCTTTTTGGGGATCATCAATTCCTTTAATTTCATTGATGGGATCAATGGCCTCAGTGCCGGTATAGGGGTAGTGATTAGCGTAACTTATGCAGTGGTTTTCGACTATCTCCATAATGACCTCTTCTTGATTTTAGCCCTCTGCATTGTAGGTTCACAATTGGCCTTTTTGCGTTTCAATTTGGTGAATGCCAAAATCTTCATGGGTGATTCGGGTTCCATGATCTTGGGCTTCCTGGTAGCCTTATTGAGTATTTCCTTCTTGCAGATAAATGAGCTGAGTGAGCAATTCTTATTGAAGAAAATTGATGCTTTGGTCTTTGCTTTTGCGGTGATGATTATTCCGGTGGTAGATACCATTCGCGTGGTGTTTATCCGACTTTTCATTTTGCGCCGTTCTCCCTTTGCGGCCGATCGCAATCATATTCATCATGCCCTATTAGACATCGGCCTAAGCCATGTGCAAGCCAGCTTAAGCCTGATGGCTATAAATGTTTCCTTTGTGGTTTTGGCCTATTTTCTAAACGATTATCTCCGTGCCACCTATCTCTTTATAAGTCTATCTTTGTTGGCCTTGCTACTTTCGCAATTGCCATTTATAATCAAACGCCAACAAAAGCGACTTGGGATTTACAAGCCATCTACCTAA
- a CDS encoding O-antigen ligase family protein, with amino-acid sequence MGFTSHLPKLNSAPARFELLIAALLFSLPLGQEGLTNILLFALFIQSLIAYRWPQWSEGFKDPIWILSALFYAYLFLSITWAEDQAGGLRQMETKTAFLLAPLFILAGRKLWPSTSREFALKAFWWGCMVAMLWALSNAAIRSWEAGALYITHEAGRRYFFAYTHLASPLMHPGYLAAYLGLGLFAAVELQDKAKKNWQWIYRLSIVFLIVFMVLLQARINLIALFMVIGLAALFLAWQRKAYIWLGLPLLPILALGLFMGLASEDMQKRYFQVPDFDYDISGTDFNSATYRLAEWKCATEVIESNFWYGTGIGDNRQALFDSYEANHFWEGLNKGYNAHNQYLETMIAGGLPAVVLLTLLLLYYTYRALKQMDFLALSGLLFLMISLSTESMFERVWGVLIFTLFFPFLLMRSKESDSTAY; translated from the coding sequence TTGGGATTTACAAGCCATCTACCTAAATTAAATAGCGCGCCGGCTCGTTTTGAGCTCTTAATTGCCGCGCTCTTGTTTAGCCTGCCTCTGGGTCAGGAGGGCTTAACCAATATTTTGCTTTTCGCGCTCTTTATTCAGAGTCTTATTGCCTATCGTTGGCCTCAATGGAGTGAAGGTTTTAAGGATCCGATTTGGATTTTATCGGCCTTGTTTTATGCTTATTTATTCTTGAGCATCACCTGGGCTGAAGATCAGGCTGGGGGTCTGCGGCAAATGGAAACCAAAACCGCCTTTTTATTGGCGCCCTTATTCATTTTGGCGGGGCGGAAATTATGGCCTAGTACCAGTCGGGAATTTGCTTTAAAGGCATTTTGGTGGGGCTGTATGGTAGCCATGTTATGGGCCCTTTCCAATGCGGCCATCCGATCCTGGGAAGCCGGTGCTTTGTATATCACTCATGAAGCGGGTAGACGCTATTTTTTCGCTTATACCCATTTAGCCTCTCCTTTGATGCATCCGGGTTATTTGGCGGCCTATTTAGGCTTGGGGCTCTTTGCGGCGGTGGAATTGCAGGATAAGGCGAAGAAGAATTGGCAGTGGATATACCGTCTTTCTATAGTGTTCTTGATCGTTTTTATGGTGCTCTTACAAGCGCGGATAAACCTGATTGCCCTGTTTATGGTAATTGGTTTGGCCGCTCTGTTTTTGGCCTGGCAACGCAAGGCGTATATCTGGTTAGGACTTCCGCTCTTGCCCATCCTGGCATTAGGCTTATTCATGGGACTGGCATCTGAGGATATGCAAAAGCGCTATTTTCAGGTACCAGATTTTGATTATGATATATCGGGTACAGACTTTAATAGTGCCACCTATCGATTGGCAGAATGGAAATGTGCAACTGAAGTTATCGAATCTAATTTTTGGTACGGAACCGGCATTGGCGATAATCGCCAGGCTTTATTCGATAGTTACGAAGCCAATCATTTTTGGGAAGGTCTGAATAAGGGCTATAATGCCCATAACCAATATTTGGAAACGATGATCGCAGGAGGGCTGCCAGCGGTGGTTTTATTGACCTTACTGCTCTTGTACTATACCTATCGTGCTTTAAAGCAGATGGATTTCTTGGCCCTGAGTGGATTATTGTTTTTGATGATCAGTTTGAGTACTGAATCGATGTTTGAGCGAGTATGGGGAGTTTTGATTTTCACCCTCTTTTTCCCCTTCCTTTTAATGCGGTCTAAAGAATCCGATTCAACTGCTTATTGA